The following is a genomic window from uncultured Draconibacterium sp..
ATTAATGCTTCGGTTTCTTCGCGGGTGACATGGCGTAACATATTTTTCAGCACACGGTTTGAGATGTGCTGCAACGGCATATCGAGGTATTTGCACACTTTCGGATTTTCGCGCATTACCGGCAAAATCTCCATCGGGAATTTGGTAGGATACAAATAATGCAAACGAATCCATTCAATTCCTTCCACTTTCGAAACTTCATTTATCAGTTCAGCCAACTGGTTTTTACCGTACAAATCGATTCCATAATACGAAAGATCCTGGGCAATCAGCAACAGCTCTTTTACTCCTTTTTTAGCCAGGTAACGTGTTTCCATCACCAGGCTTTCTATAGTGCGCGATTTATGGCGACCAGTCATTTTGGGTATGGCGCAAAACGAACACGAACGGTTACATCCTTCAGAAACTTTTAGGTAAGCAAAATGTGATGGCGTGGTAATTTTACGTTCGTAAATGTATTCAGGTGCATAGGTAACTTTCAACTCTTCAACCATGGCTTTCATATCAAACTTACCAAAGTACTTATCTACTTCGGGCAATTCGTCTTCCAGCTCGCTGTGGTAGCGTTCCGAGAGACATCCCATAACGTAAAGCTTATCGATCTCGCCACGTTTTTTAGCCTCGGCATAATCCAGAATCATATCGATCGATTCCTGCTTGGCATCGTGAATAAAACCACAGGTATTAACAAACACTGCATCAAAATTGGTTTCATTTGAATCGTGCAAAACTTCAAACTTCCCTTTCTGCAACTGGTTCAGTAAAACCTCCGAATCAACCAGGTTTTTCGAACATCCCATGGTTACCACATTTACCCTTTTCTTCGCCATAATTTTTCTTCTTTCTTTTCAGGCTGCAAAGTAAAGATAAATTTGTCTGAATTAGGTAACTTTATTTGATTTTATCAATCTATATGAACCTTCAATATGATCAAAGCCAACAACTTTTTTCATCGGTCTTAGTTTTTA
Proteins encoded in this region:
- the rimO gene encoding 30S ribosomal protein S12 methylthiotransferase RimO; protein product: MAKKRVNVVTMGCSKNLVDSEVLLNQLQKGKFEVLHDSNETNFDAVFVNTCGFIHDAKQESIDMILDYAEAKKRGEIDKLYVMGCLSERYHSELEDELPEVDKYFGKFDMKAMVEELKVTYAPEYIYERKITTPSHFAYLKVSEGCNRSCSFCAIPKMTGRHKSRTIESLVMETRYLAKKGVKELLLIAQDLSYYGIDLYGKNQLAELINEVSKVEGIEWIRLHYLYPTKFPMEILPVMRENPKVCKYLDMPLQHISNRVLKNMLRHVTREETEALIAKIKEEVPEVVIRTTMLVGFPGETEEDFEELKEFVQEQKFGRLGVFPYSNEDGTYAANKFEDNLADEVKQARADEIMEVQQYISAELNQQKIGKEFDVIIDREESDYYVGRTEFDSPEVDGEVYITTDSEIKNGTIVKVKITGAEDYDLYGELI